In Psychrobacter immobilis, a single genomic region encodes these proteins:
- the metW gene encoding methionine biosynthesis protein MetW has translation MRMDHQLAERWIAPHSHVLDLGCGNGELLAHLQQNRGVTGYGLEIDEEKINDGIAKGLSIIEQDLNDGLARFADNSFDTVVMARALQAVKSPDVLLLDMLRVAREAVITFPNFAHWQNRIHLGLKGMMPVSEALPYEWYNTPNIHLCTFKDFEQLCAQHDIHIVNRFAVSDSEKGHTPLMKALIRQAPNLLADVAIYRVTKQKPE, from the coding sequence ATGAGAATGGATCATCAATTGGCTGAGCGCTGGATTGCGCCGCACTCACATGTACTGGACTTGGGCTGCGGCAATGGTGAGCTACTCGCGCATTTACAACAAAATCGCGGCGTCACCGGCTACGGACTTGAGATTGACGAAGAAAAAATCAACGATGGTATCGCCAAAGGCTTATCTATTATCGAGCAAGACTTGAATGATGGTCTGGCACGTTTCGCTGATAACAGTTTCGACACCGTCGTCATGGCACGGGCGCTGCAAGCGGTGAAATCGCCTGATGTGCTCTTACTTGACATGCTACGTGTTGCTCGCGAAGCCGTCATCACCTTTCCCAATTTTGCTCATTGGCAAAACCGCATTCATTTAGGACTTAAAGGGATGATGCCTGTCTCAGAGGCATTGCCTTATGAGTGGTATAACACCCCAAACATTCATCTGTGTACGTTTAAAGATTTTGAGCAGCTTTGTGCACAGCATGATATTCATATCGTCAACCGCTTTGCCGTCAGCGATTCTGAAAAAGGTCATACGCCACTTATGAAAGCATTGATACGCCAAGCACCCAACCTATTGGCAGACGTCGCTATCTATCGTGTCACCAAACAAAAACCTGAATAA
- the metX gene encoding homoserine O-acetyltransferase MetX, translated as MDSVGSVGIITPQIFHFAEPLTLECNRTLPSFDLIIETYGTLNNDKSNAVLICHALSGSHHAAGFHSDDDKKAGWWDNMIGPNKAIDTNRFYVVCVNNIGSCFGSTGPTTINPDSIDSDQNNVNKNSLDKESLNKNNPASELQVYGPDFPLVTIKDWVKTQAMLSDRLGIDVWHAIVGGSMGGMQALQWSVDYPNRLKRCVVIASTPKLSAQNIAFNEVARQSILSDPDFKEGRYLQAGTYPRRGLILARMVGHITYLTDDAMKAKFGRDLKSGKFMYGYDVEFQVESYLRYQGERFSENFDANTYLLMTKALDYFDPTRDYPSAMATDSTESAAQLKDSIATSVESSKQSTQPALEDTVATIDESEQNRQQELSALKAAFAHTQCQYLVVSFTTDWRFAPERSQEIVDALMATGKPVSYINVDAPHGHDSFLFDIPRYMGAVRGFLTAPFITDSKSKQPAQSTNQSSQQKAGARS; from the coding sequence GTGGACTCAGTCGGTTCAGTCGGCATTATCACGCCTCAGATTTTTCATTTCGCTGAGCCGTTGACGTTAGAATGTAATCGTACTTTGCCATCGTTTGATTTAATCATCGAAACTTATGGCACGCTAAATAACGACAAATCAAACGCGGTACTCATTTGCCACGCCCTATCCGGCAGTCATCACGCGGCAGGTTTCCATAGCGATGATGATAAAAAGGCTGGCTGGTGGGACAATATGATTGGCCCTAATAAAGCGATCGACACCAATCGGTTTTATGTCGTATGTGTCAACAACATCGGCAGCTGTTTCGGCTCTACCGGTCCAACGACCATTAATCCTGACAGTATCGATTCAGACCAGAATAATGTAAACAAAAACAGTTTAGACAAAGAAAGTTTAAACAAAAACAATCCAGCCAGTGAACTGCAAGTTTATGGCCCTGACTTTCCGCTCGTGACCATCAAGGACTGGGTAAAAACCCAAGCGATGCTGTCAGATCGTCTTGGTATTGATGTTTGGCATGCCATTGTTGGTGGTTCCATGGGTGGTATGCAGGCGCTGCAATGGTCAGTTGATTATCCAAATCGGTTGAAACGCTGCGTGGTCATTGCCAGCACGCCAAAGCTCTCAGCACAGAATATCGCCTTTAACGAAGTGGCGCGGCAGTCGATATTGTCTGACCCTGACTTCAAAGAGGGACGCTATTTACAAGCAGGCACCTACCCTCGTCGCGGGCTAATATTGGCTCGGATGGTTGGGCATATCACTTACTTAACCGATGACGCGATGAAGGCGAAATTTGGTCGTGATTTAAAGTCTGGCAAATTTATGTATGGCTACGATGTTGAGTTTCAAGTGGAGAGCTATTTACGCTATCAAGGCGAGCGCTTTAGCGAAAATTTCGATGCCAATACTTATTTGCTCATGACAAAAGCCTTAGATTATTTTGATCCAACACGTGATTATCCATCAGCCATGGCAACAGATTCGACAGAATCAGCAGCACAGCTTAAGGACTCGATTGCCACATCAGTGGAATCTAGTAAACAAAGCACGCAACCTGCGTTAGAAGATACGGTGGCAACGATAGATGAAAGTGAACAGAATCGTCAGCAAGAGCTGTCTGCGCTCAAAGCCGCCTTTGCCCATACGCAATGCCAATACCTAGTGGTCTCATTTACCACGGATTGGCGCTTTGCGCCGGAGCGCTCACAAGAGATTGTCGATGCGCTGATGGCGACTGGCAAACCAGTTAGCTACATCAATGTCGATGCGCCGCATGGTCATGATTCTTTCTTATTTGATATTCCTCGTTATATGGGTGCCGTCCGAGGATTTTTGACTGCGCCATTTATCACCGACAGCAAATCAAAACAACCAGCACAAAGCACAAATCAAAGCAGCCAGCAAAAAGCAGGAGCGCGCTCATGA
- the hemH gene encoding ferrochelatase, protein MKPELPPRIAVLLVNLGTPDEPTAPAVRRYLKQFLSDPRVIEIPKFLWAIILNLFVLPSRPKRVAKAYASIWEGDSPIRKILKSQVELLEPRLANSAAPFRVSVHPAMSYGNPGLPDVMDTLRGEGVDHFVILPLFPQYSASSGGAVYDALTKWTLKQRNLPNYTIVKDYFAHPLYIQALADSIRRFQAEHGKPDKLMFSFHGIPQPYADKGDPYPKRCKCTAAQVAHALGLKDNEWIISFQSRFGKQEWVKPYTDVVLEEWGKSGVRSVQVISPAFSADCLETLEELAIENRENFLHAGGQEYHYIPALNLDEAHIDLLEALSAPLVKGWAGTLDGWA, encoded by the coding sequence ATGAAACCTGAACTGCCTCCCCGTATTGCCGTCCTATTAGTGAACCTAGGTACGCCAGATGAGCCAACAGCGCCTGCCGTACGTCGTTACTTAAAACAGTTTTTGTCTGACCCCCGTGTCATCGAGATTCCAAAATTCTTGTGGGCGATTATTCTCAATTTGTTTGTATTGCCAAGCCGCCCTAAACGTGTGGCAAAAGCCTATGCCAGTATTTGGGAAGGCGACTCACCGATTCGTAAGATACTAAAGAGCCAAGTGGAGCTATTAGAACCACGGCTTGCAAATAGTGCCGCACCATTTCGGGTTTCTGTCCATCCGGCGATGAGCTATGGCAATCCTGGTTTGCCTGATGTGATGGATACCTTGCGCGGTGAAGGCGTTGATCACTTTGTTATCTTGCCATTATTTCCACAGTATTCCGCTTCCTCTGGAGGTGCTGTTTATGATGCGTTGACAAAGTGGACGTTAAAGCAGCGTAATTTGCCGAACTATACTATTGTCAAAGATTACTTTGCGCATCCGCTGTACATTCAAGCATTGGCTGATTCGATTCGCCGATTTCAAGCAGAGCATGGCAAGCCTGATAAGTTGATGTTTAGCTTCCACGGTATCCCGCAGCCTTATGCTGATAAAGGTGATCCGTATCCTAAGCGTTGTAAATGTACCGCTGCACAAGTGGCTCACGCGCTTGGTCTAAAGGATAACGAATGGATTATCAGTTTTCAATCACGCTTTGGCAAGCAAGAATGGGTCAAGCCCTATACCGACGTGGTATTAGAAGAGTGGGGCAAGTCAGGTGTGCGCTCGGTACAAGTCATTAGTCCGGCTTTTTCTGCTGATTGTCTGGAAACGCTAGAGGAGCTTGCCATCGAAAATCGTGAAAACTTTCTTCACGCGGGTGGACAAGAATATCACTATATTCCCGCATTGAACTTGGATGAGGCGCACATTGATTTGCTCGAAGCGCTCAGTGCGCCATTGGTCAAAGGCTGGGCGGGAACGCTAGATGGTTGGGCTTGA
- a CDS encoding BPSS1780 family membrane protein translates to MSSSNYSQPSVSLQKPNGQPPNLPPTDEYGGLLPQLLVEPRMCQAGWGISWITKAFAIFKDQFLLWLAIGVVYLIIAMIGSSVPVINFIFPFLSFVFVGGIIKGCADQAIGNELRFDHLFSAFYTHLKPLVILFVLYLVAVIVAMIPMLIIFGGMALSLAQESSDVAIAGMVLGVLLVFVLLFPVLMAIWFAPALIVLHNIEPVQAMKMSFKGCLKNILPFFVFWLIAPIIMILMVVFTLGLGMLALLPIGMITYYTSYRDVWTDQPLSAL, encoded by the coding sequence ATGTCCAGCTCCAATTATTCACAACCCTCTGTGTCTCTACAAAAACCTAACGGTCAACCACCGAACTTACCGCCCACTGACGAGTATGGCGGCCTATTACCGCAGTTATTGGTAGAACCTCGAATGTGCCAAGCAGGATGGGGTATAAGTTGGATTACCAAAGCATTTGCAATATTTAAAGATCAATTTTTATTATGGTTAGCTATTGGTGTTGTTTATTTAATCATTGCTATGATTGGTAGTAGCGTACCCGTGATAAATTTCATTTTTCCTTTTCTTTCCTTTGTTTTTGTTGGTGGAATAATAAAAGGTTGTGCCGATCAAGCTATAGGTAATGAGCTGAGGTTTGACCATCTTTTTTCAGCTTTTTATACGCATCTCAAGCCATTAGTTATTTTATTCGTCTTGTATTTAGTAGCTGTTATTGTTGCAATGATACCTATGCTGATTATATTCGGTGGTATGGCTTTGTCTTTAGCTCAGGAGTCAAGTGACGTTGCGATTGCAGGTATGGTATTGGGTGTTTTATTGGTTTTTGTACTATTATTTCCTGTACTTATGGCTATCTGGTTTGCACCTGCTTTAATTGTGCTTCACAACATTGAGCCTGTTCAGGCAATGAAAATGAGTTTTAAAGGATGTTTAAAAAATATCTTACCATTTTTCGTTTTTTGGTTAATTGCTCCTATAATAATGATATTGATGGTAGTTTTTACACTAGGACTAGGTATGTTAGCACTGCTTCCAATAGGTATGATTACCTACTACACCAGTTACCGAGACGTTTGGACAGATCAGCCATTGTCAGCGCTATAG
- a CDS encoding right-handed parallel beta-helix repeat-containing protein — MVSSSRLFVTISLISATIGLTACEGVPFSGSSAHSSLDKADLKQPLIIDAKLPKATTIIDCAQLTPKQIVKVKGHSVLSASCDLTAKSIRFELNDSHSSLDCQGALLSTRADDASKVSAIMIKPKTDSAIEDITVANCHVDGYGHALHIRQYSQPNQRYARGLIDPAANRALAPSDIRVINVSSQNSINSGMFVGDHVHGVSFDKVRIQNSGTVGLYLEFGSRDNVIQNSVFVGNGFRTFKPNREAIAVDSSSNNRIENNQFIHNGAGSILLYRNCFEHADDRARGNHFKRTESSRDNMIRGNTFNDEPVGVWVASRQSRNLKGFECGAYLLKQTPFASYHLDSAKDNQIIDNRFEQVEQGIIVEDDGTLIAGNQFAADVNLPISVGSEIREDSAAGAIKETVISNNAFIDKTTEQAIKIREASKTATHIEQP; from the coding sequence ATGGTATCAAGTAGTAGGTTGTTCGTCACAATATCCTTAATCAGTGCCACAATAGGTTTGACGGCTTGTGAAGGTGTACCTTTTTCTGGTAGCAGCGCCCATAGCAGCTTGGATAAGGCTGATTTAAAACAGCCGTTAATTATCGATGCCAAACTGCCAAAAGCCACGACAATCATAGACTGCGCACAATTAACGCCGAAGCAAATAGTTAAGGTAAAAGGTCACAGCGTACTCAGTGCAAGCTGTGATTTGACAGCCAAGTCGATACGCTTTGAGTTGAATGATTCGCACAGCTCTCTCGACTGTCAGGGCGCACTACTCAGTACTCGCGCTGATGATGCATCAAAGGTTAGCGCAATTATGATTAAGCCCAAAACAGATAGTGCTATCGAAGATATTACCGTTGCCAATTGTCATGTGGATGGCTATGGTCATGCGTTACATATTCGCCAATATAGCCAGCCCAATCAGCGTTATGCGCGCGGCTTGATAGACCCTGCTGCCAATCGTGCGCTTGCACCAAGCGATATTCGTGTGATTAATGTGAGTAGTCAAAACAGTATCAATAGTGGCATGTTCGTCGGCGATCATGTGCATGGCGTAAGCTTTGATAAAGTACGTATTCAAAACTCAGGTACTGTTGGGCTATATTTAGAATTTGGTAGCCGCGATAATGTGATTCAAAATTCGGTGTTTGTCGGTAATGGTTTCCGTACCTTTAAGCCCAATCGTGAGGCCATTGCCGTGGATTCGTCGAGCAATAACCGTATCGAAAACAATCAATTTATCCATAATGGGGCAGGCAGTATTTTGCTGTATCGCAATTGCTTTGAGCATGCTGATGATCGGGCGCGTGGCAATCACTTTAAGCGTACCGAGTCGAGCCGTGACAATATGATTCGTGGCAATACTTTTAACGACGAGCCAGTCGGGGTTTGGGTGGCGTCAAGACAGTCGCGCAATCTAAAAGGTTTTGAATGCGGTGCTTATTTGCTGAAGCAAACGCCATTTGCCAGCTATCATTTAGACAGCGCTAAGGACAATCAGATCATCGATAATCGATTTGAGCAAGTCGAGCAGGGCATTATCGTGGAGGACGATGGCACGCTAATAGCTGGTAATCAATTCGCTGCTGATGTGAACTTACCGATTAGCGTTGGTTCTGAAATTCGGGAAGACAGCGCAGCAGGGGCGATAAAAGAAACGGTTATCAGCAACAATGCTTTTATCGATAAGACCACTGAGCAAGCCATAAAAATTCGTGAGGCAAGCAAAACGGCTACTCATATTGAGCAGCCGTAA
- a CDS encoding SDR family NAD(P)-dependent oxidoreductase, whose translation MNILITGASRGIGLATAKRLAEKGHHIGLFATNTATLESAIKDKSFKKAVKQQRIITGQLDVTQPDSWDNAIKQMIEHFGGIDVLINNAGVLVSGALPTTNLDEQLALIDVNCKGVLIGCHKLAPYLADSKDGKIINVSSASAIYGQPEVATYAASKFFVRGLTEGLNIEYEKLGIKVIDVIPLWVKSDMTADIEVTSMDRLGIHLTVNDVAKTLCKLTTSPNRKLKSTHYSVGMPAKLFQAVSQVTPDSVIRWVNTKVGA comes from the coding sequence ATGAATATATTGATTACAGGCGCATCACGTGGTATCGGCTTGGCCACCGCCAAAAGGCTGGCGGAAAAAGGTCATCATATTGGGTTATTTGCGACCAATACTGCCACACTTGAAAGCGCCATTAAAGACAAATCTTTTAAGAAAGCCGTCAAACAACAGCGTATTATTACAGGTCAGCTGGATGTCACCCAGCCTGATTCGTGGGACAATGCGATCAAGCAAATGATTGAACATTTCGGTGGTATTGATGTACTCATTAATAATGCTGGGGTGCTGGTCAGTGGCGCATTACCAACGACCAATCTAGATGAGCAATTGGCTTTAATTGACGTCAACTGTAAAGGTGTTTTGATTGGCTGTCATAAACTGGCGCCTTATCTGGCTGATAGCAAAGACGGCAAAATTATCAATGTGTCCTCTGCTTCTGCTATCTATGGTCAACCCGAAGTTGCGACTTATGCGGCCAGTAAGTTTTTTGTGCGAGGTCTCACAGAAGGCCTTAATATTGAGTACGAAAAATTGGGTATCAAGGTGATCGATGTGATTCCGCTGTGGGTCAAATCTGACATGACTGCCGATATCGAAGTGACCAGTATGGATCGCTTGGGCATCCATCTAACGGTCAACGATGTCGCCAAAACATTGTGTAAATTGACGACCAGTCCCAATCGTAAACTCAAAAGTACGCATTACTCTGTGGGCATGCCAGCAAAACTCTTTCAAGCAGTCTCGCAAGTCACGCCAGATTCTGTAATCCGCTGGGTCAATACCAAGGTTGGTGCTTAA
- a CDS encoding WG repeat-containing protein: MTKDSVIKQLSTTLILAFSLSLSNYVIACGLLPGYKLSKGVSWGELCDFNEGLASAQKDGKYGFIDKQANIIVPFSYNFTAEFSDGLAIVKKNEHHGYINKKNQVIIPIIYDDVRPFSEGKAAVEYEGKWGVINDTGELTIPYQFDEIRYFSEGLAPVRKDELWGYIDSSGKTVVPLNYLNADSFHNGLAVVAKENGYGMINKDNKIIVPTEYDMPIFIDNYYIDTFKFLKGNNFYYFDSNGDRLAVSSYLDTMPEVILDRQR; encoded by the coding sequence ATGACTAAGGATTCCGTTATCAAACAATTATCGACCACACTCATCCTAGCTTTTAGCTTGTCTTTAAGCAATTACGTAATAGCATGCGGATTATTGCCAGGATATAAGTTGTCGAAGGGAGTAAGTTGGGGTGAGCTATGTGACTTTAATGAAGGTTTAGCAAGTGCTCAGAAAGATGGGAAATATGGTTTTATTGATAAACAAGCCAATATCATCGTTCCATTCAGTTATAACTTTACTGCTGAGTTTTCTGATGGACTCGCCATCGTTAAAAAAAATGAACATCATGGATACATCAACAAAAAAAACCAAGTCATTATTCCGATAATATATGATGATGTCAGACCTTTTTCTGAAGGTAAGGCGGCTGTTGAGTACGAGGGTAAATGGGGTGTTATTAATGATACTGGCGAACTTACTATTCCATATCAGTTTGACGAAATCAGGTATTTCTCAGAAGGACTAGCACCTGTAAGAAAGGATGAACTGTGGGGTTATATTGATAGCAGTGGAAAGACTGTTGTACCCTTAAACTATCTGAATGCTGATTCATTTCATAATGGCTTGGCAGTCGTGGCAAAAGAGAATGGTTATGGCATGATAAATAAAGATAATAAAATAATCGTCCCTACGGAGTATGACATGCCTATTTTCATTGATAATTATTACATAGATACTTTTAAGTTTTTGAAAGGCAATAATTTTTATTATTTTGATTCAAATGGTGATCGCTTAGCTGTTAGCAGCTATCTTGACACGATGCCTGAAGTGATACTCGATAGACAAAGATAA
- the polA gene encoding DNA polymerase I, with amino-acid sequence MTDHMTDSSVDNNHNSHQALDPKALPNFDTMPNVATMDTSHVDKNQPPFILVDGSYYLFRTYHALPKTMQNSQGLITNAIRGTLNALLKLMRRYHPTHMAVCFDTKSPTFRHHMSADYKAARPPIDIELVEQIPYIHRLVTALGIPLLRIEGAEADDIIGTLAHRAVEQGHHVVISTGDKDMMQLVNDCVILEDSFTGKVTDTQAVIEKFGINPNQMIDFLTLMGDASDGIKGVPGIGKKTAKDLLVEYGDIDNMLKHIGFIKGRGAKGLIEHAEEIPFNAKLATIVTDLDIGQDWNDLKIDTNPCAHIDELRELYSELEFRNELASLDHPNHPANANGNGVQSVASSQADAESQAQIAKSLQSSSIENVQNGKQHDRAWHTVLDEPAFESLVELLESAPHFVIDTETTSVHWRQAQIVGLSFAVQAHEAYYIPLTHALEGDELTAKQLDRDSVLARLKPILENPNIGKIGQHLKYDAHILSHYDIDLLGSIHARPNNWAMDTMLASYVINAAITRHGMDDLARHYLQTQTISYEDVAGKGAKQVTFDQVAIDIASDYACEDADITYQLFEVFSVELANDDNNTKLLNELEIPTAEILCQMEANGILIKRPFLNELSKRFDEEIIALEKRAYEVAGEEFNLGSPKQLGEMLFEKLGVPGGKKTKSGQYSTGEAVLSKIDHPLVDITLEYRGLSKLKSTYTDALDNVADSETDRVHTSYHQALTSTGRLSSTDPNLQNIPIRTATGRLIRQAFIAPEGRVILAADYSQIELRLMAHFSGDKNLTDAFNEGLDIHAATAAEVLGKDVADVTSIERRNAKAINFGLLYGMSAFGLAKQLQMSRNEAQDYIDMYFDRYPGVKNYMINTRASAHEQGYVETILGRKLYTPDITHSNRMVKQGAERAAINAPLQGSAADLIKLAMIAVDKVLPKAQAKMLLQVHDELVFEVDSDKVDEISQLITNAMQEVLTTTAVEKGWNVDFAVPLLVETGAGENWDEAH; translated from the coding sequence ATGACTGACCATATGACCGACTCCTCCGTAGACAATAACCACAACTCGCATCAAGCGCTTGACCCTAAAGCCTTACCAAATTTTGATACCATGCCCAACGTAGCGACTATGGACACCAGTCACGTGGACAAAAATCAGCCACCTTTTATTTTGGTTGATGGCTCTTATTATCTGTTCCGCACGTATCACGCCTTGCCAAAAACCATGCAAAACTCGCAAGGGCTGATAACGAATGCCATCCGTGGCACGCTCAATGCACTGTTAAAATTGATGCGTCGATATCATCCCACCCATATGGCGGTCTGTTTTGATACCAAATCACCGACCTTTCGCCATCATATGTCTGCTGATTATAAGGCGGCTCGTCCGCCCATCGACATAGAGCTGGTGGAGCAAATTCCTTATATCCATCGCTTGGTAACCGCTTTGGGCATTCCACTGTTACGCATCGAAGGTGCAGAAGCGGATGACATTATCGGCACACTGGCGCACCGTGCGGTCGAGCAAGGTCATCATGTGGTTATCTCAACCGGCGATAAAGACATGATGCAACTGGTCAATGACTGCGTCATATTGGAAGACAGCTTCACGGGCAAAGTGACAGACACCCAAGCGGTCATCGAAAAATTCGGTATTAATCCAAATCAAATGATTGATTTTTTAACCTTGATGGGTGACGCCTCTGACGGCATTAAAGGCGTGCCCGGCATCGGTAAAAAAACCGCTAAAGACTTACTCGTTGAGTACGGTGATATCGACAATATGTTAAAGCATATTGGCTTTATTAAAGGACGCGGCGCTAAAGGCTTGATTGAGCATGCAGAGGAAATTCCATTCAATGCCAAACTGGCCACTATCGTCACAGACTTAGATATCGGTCAAGACTGGAATGATTTGAAAATCGATACCAATCCTTGTGCTCATATAGATGAATTGCGCGAGCTGTATAGCGAGCTTGAGTTTAGAAATGAGCTTGCTTCTCTTGACCACCCAAACCATCCAGCCAATGCTAATGGGAACGGCGTACAAAGTGTTGCAAGTAGCCAAGCAGATGCTGAATCACAAGCACAAATCGCTAAATCGCTACAATCAAGCAGTATTGAGAATGTCCAAAACGGCAAACAGCATGATAGAGCGTGGCATACTGTGCTCGACGAACCAGCTTTTGAGAGTCTAGTCGAATTATTAGAGTCTGCGCCGCACTTTGTCATTGATACCGAAACCACTAGCGTCCATTGGCGTCAAGCACAAATCGTCGGTTTGTCTTTTGCGGTACAAGCGCATGAAGCCTATTACATACCACTGACACATGCGCTAGAGGGTGACGAACTGACGGCTAAACAGCTCGACCGCGATAGCGTATTGGCTCGCCTAAAACCTATCTTAGAAAACCCAAATATCGGTAAAATCGGTCAGCATTTAAAATACGATGCGCATATTCTCAGCCATTATGATATCGATTTATTGGGTAGCATTCATGCTCGTCCCAATAATTGGGCGATGGATACCATGCTTGCCAGCTACGTGATTAATGCCGCTATCACTCGTCATGGCATGGATGATTTGGCACGCCATTATCTACAAACCCAAACCATCAGCTATGAAGATGTCGCTGGTAAAGGCGCTAAGCAAGTCACCTTTGATCAAGTCGCCATCGATATCGCTAGCGACTATGCTTGTGAAGATGCTGACATTACTTATCAGCTATTTGAGGTGTTCAGCGTTGAGCTAGCCAATGATGACAATAATACCAAATTGCTCAATGAGCTAGAAATCCCAACCGCCGAAATCCTCTGTCAAATGGAAGCAAACGGCATTTTAATCAAACGCCCATTTTTAAACGAGTTATCAAAGCGCTTCGATGAAGAAATTATCGCGCTAGAAAAACGTGCTTATGAAGTCGCTGGTGAAGAGTTTAACTTAGGCTCACCGAAGCAGCTCGGTGAGATGCTATTTGAAAAACTCGGCGTTCCGGGTGGCAAAAAGACCAAATCAGGTCAATACTCTACTGGTGAAGCCGTACTGTCAAAAATCGATCATCCATTGGTCGATATTACCTTAGAATATCGCGGTCTATCTAAGCTCAAAAGCACTTATACCGATGCGCTTGATAATGTCGCAGATAGCGAAACTGATCGCGTCCATACCAGCTATCATCAAGCACTGACCAGTACTGGGCGTTTGTCTTCGACTGATCCCAATTTACAAAATATTCCGATTCGTACTGCGACTGGCCGCTTGATTCGCCAAGCCTTTATCGCCCCAGAAGGTCGCGTTATTTTGGCGGCGGATTATTCACAAATTGAATTGCGTCTCATGGCACATTTCTCAGGCGATAAAAACTTAACTGACGCCTTCAACGAAGGGTTAGATATTCACGCTGCGACTGCCGCTGAAGTACTTGGCAAGGATGTTGCTGACGTAACCTCGATCGAGCGCCGTAATGCCAAAGCCATTAACTTTGGTCTGCTATATGGCATGAGCGCCTTTGGACTGGCTAAGCAATTGCAAATGAGCCGCAATGAGGCACAAGATTATATCGATATGTATTTTGATCGCTACCCGGGTGTCAAAAACTATATGATCAATACCCGTGCCAGTGCTCACGAGCAAGGCTATGTCGAGACGATATTGGGTCGTAAGCTCTACACGCCTGATATTACTCACAGCAACCGCATGGTCAAACAAGGCGCGGAACGTGCTGCGATTAACGCGCCACTACAAGGCTCAGCGGCTGATTTAATTAAGCTGGCGATGATTGCCGTCGATAAAGTACTGCCAAAAGCGCAAGCCAAAATGCTGCTACAAGTCCATGATGAATTGGTGTTTGAAGTGGATAGTGACAAGGTAGATGAAATTAGCCAACTCATTACCAATGCAATGCAAGAGGTCTTAACGACCACTGCTGTTGAAAAAGGCTGGAACGTGGATTTTGCCGTGCCTTTATTGGTTGAGACGGGTGCTGGCGAGAATTGGGATGAGGCACATTAA
- a CDS encoding organic hydroperoxide resistance protein has protein sequence MKTLYSTKATVTGGRTGNASLQDSDLTINMVAPGSSKDGNNPEQLFAMGYAACFDGALAAVKGAEKAKFDSTTEVSVDLMKGEGLDFQLAVKIHVTAENTELSADEFQKLVEKANKVCPYSKATHGNIDSEVTSEVR, from the coding sequence ATGAAAACACTATATTCCACCAAAGCAACAGTTACTGGCGGCCGTACAGGTAATGCCAGTCTGCAAGACAGTGATTTGACGATTAATATGGTCGCGCCGGGTTCCAGTAAGGACGGTAATAATCCAGAACAGTTATTTGCGATGGGCTATGCAGCCTGCTTTGATGGCGCACTTGCTGCGGTCAAAGGGGCAGAAAAAGCAAAGTTTGACTCTACCACTGAAGTATCCGTAGATTTAATGAAAGGTGAAGGCTTAGATTTTCAATTAGCCGTGAAAATTCATGTCACTGCTGAAAACACAGAGCTATCAGCGGATGAGTTCCAAAAATTGGTCGAAAAAGCCAATAAAGTTTGCCCATATTCTAAAGCGACTCACGGTAATATCGATAGCGAAGTGACTTCAGAAGTGAGATAG